In one window of Acidovorax sp. HDW3 DNA:
- a CDS encoding CysB family HTH-type transcriptional regulator yields the protein MNLHQFRFVQEAARRNLNLTEAAKALHTSQPGVSKAIIELEDELGVDIFARHGKRLKRITEPGQHVLKSIELIMREVGNLKRIGEQYSAQDSGTLSIATTHTQARYVLPLPVARLREAYPKVHISLHQATPHEVARMVLDEVAEIGMATESLSDYPDLVTLPCYEWQHVLVLPTGHPLAQKERVGLDDIAHEALITYHPSFTGRGKIDQAFAARKLQPRIVLEAIDSDVIKTYVRLGLGIGIVAEMAMREDPLGDLVVRPMGHLFGQNSARVAFKRGAYLRNFVYKFAELLSDRLSRDLVARAMSGHVHDYEL from the coding sequence ATGAATCTGCACCAGTTCCGCTTTGTCCAGGAAGCAGCGCGCCGCAACCTCAACCTCACCGAGGCCGCCAAGGCCCTGCACACCTCGCAGCCGGGCGTCTCCAAGGCCATCATCGAGCTCGAAGACGAACTGGGCGTGGACATCTTCGCGCGCCACGGCAAGCGCCTCAAGCGCATCACCGAGCCGGGCCAGCACGTGCTCAAGAGCATCGAGCTGATCATGCGCGAAGTCGGCAACTTGAAGCGCATCGGCGAGCAGTACAGCGCGCAAGACAGCGGCACCCTGTCGATTGCCACCACCCACACCCAGGCGCGCTACGTGTTGCCGCTGCCGGTGGCGCGCCTGCGCGAGGCCTATCCCAAGGTGCACATCAGCCTGCACCAGGCAACGCCGCACGAGGTTGCGCGCATGGTGCTCGACGAGGTGGCCGAAATCGGCATGGCGACCGAATCGCTGTCCGACTACCCCGACCTCGTCACCCTGCCCTGCTACGAATGGCAGCACGTGCTGGTGCTGCCCACTGGCCACCCGCTGGCGCAAAAAGAGCGCGTCGGCCTCGACGACATCGCCCACGAGGCGCTCATCACCTACCACCCCTCGTTCACCGGGCGCGGCAAGATCGACCAGGCCTTTGCCGCGCGCAAGCTGCAGCCGCGCATCGTGCTCGAAGCCATCGACTCGGACGTCATCAAGACCTACGTGCGCCTGGGCCTGGGCATCGGCATCGTCGCCGAAATGGCCATGCGCGAGGACCCGCTGGGCGACCTGGTGGTGCGCCCCATGGGCCACCTGTTTGGCCAGAACTCGGCGCGCGTGGCCTTCAAGCGCGGCGCCTACCTGCGCAACTTCGTCTACAAATTTGCCGAGCTGCTCAGCGACCGCCTGAGCCGCGACCTGGTCGCCCGCGCCATGAGCGGGCACGTGCACGACTACGAACTATGA
- a CDS encoding bacteriohemerythrin encodes MAILTWVPDLDTGIDEIDRQHRRIVDYINKLYELRNTPDREALGDVIAEMVDYTISHFVFEEALIENAGYMFAGPHKKVHDLFTRRVAEMQSRFDAGEDVTAELHGMLSRWLFNHIRNEDHGYVDAAKTYLRMARENSPAGEKAKLKAELLQEIEQRQQKKGWLAKLLGR; translated from the coding sequence GTGGCCATCCTCACCTGGGTTCCCGACCTGGACACCGGTATCGACGAAATCGACCGGCAGCACCGGCGCATCGTGGACTACATCAACAAGCTCTATGAACTGCGCAACACCCCGGATCGCGAGGCCCTGGGCGACGTCATCGCCGAAATGGTGGACTACACCATCTCGCACTTTGTTTTTGAAGAAGCGCTGATCGAAAACGCCGGCTATATGTTTGCCGGCCCGCACAAGAAAGTGCACGACCTGTTCACCCGCCGCGTGGCCGAAATGCAATCGCGCTTCGACGCCGGCGAAGACGTGACCGCCGAGCTGCACGGAATGCTCTCGCGCTGGCTCTTCAACCACATCCGCAATGAAGACCACGGCTACGTGGACGCGGCCAAAACCTATCTGCGCATGGCCCGCGAAAATAGTCCCGCCGGAGAAAAAGCCAAACTCAAGGCCGAGTTGCTGCAGGAAATCGAGCAGCGGCAGCAGAAAAAAGGCTGGCTGGCCAAACTCCTGGGGCGCTAA
- a CDS encoding SDR family NAD(P)-dependent oxidoreductase: MSVFHLYILTGSSRGMGLAMAAQLLQPGQHLLCIARQPSTTLQAPPGALLEQWPLDLAQGAQAAQKLHAWLQGLAPARYASATLINNAGVMPRIAPLADCAASDDLNGIANALRVGLEAPMLLSAAFLAATEDWGLPRKLLNISSGLGRRPMAAQAPYCAAKAGLDHFSRCLALEEAAKPHGARVCALAPGVIDTDMQLQLRSASATHFPDQERFAALHHSGELTDSTSAAARVLAWLARPDFGQAAVADVRTP; this comes from the coding sequence ATGAGCGTTTTTCACCTGTACATCCTCACCGGCAGCTCGCGTGGCATGGGCCTGGCCATGGCCGCGCAGCTGCTGCAGCCGGGCCAGCACCTGCTGTGCATCGCCCGCCAGCCCAGCACCACGCTACAGGCCCCGCCCGGGGCACTGCTCGAACAATGGCCGCTGGACCTGGCCCAGGGCGCACAGGCGGCGCAAAAGCTGCACGCCTGGCTGCAGGGCCTGGCGCCGGCACGCTACGCCAGTGCCACGCTCATCAACAACGCCGGCGTCATGCCCCGCATTGCACCGCTGGCCGATTGCGCTGCCAGCGACGACCTGAACGGCATCGCCAACGCCCTGCGCGTGGGGCTCGAAGCGCCCATGCTGCTGAGCGCCGCCTTCCTCGCCGCCACCGAAGATTGGGGCCTGCCGCGCAAGCTGCTCAATATCTCGTCTGGCCTGGGCCGCCGCCCCATGGCCGCGCAGGCTCCCTACTGCGCCGCCAAGGCCGGGCTCGATCATTTCAGCCGCTGCCTGGCGCTGGAAGAAGCCGCCAAGCCCCACGGCGCGCGCGTCTGCGCCCTGGCGCCGGGCGTGATCGACACCGACATGCAGCTGCAACTGCGCAGCGCCAGCGCAACCCACTTCCCCGACCAGGAGCGCTTTGCCGCCCTGCACCACAGCGGCGAGCTCACCGACAGCACCAGCGCCGCCGCCCGCGTGCTCGCCTGGCTGGCAAGGCCAGACTTTGGCCAGGCCGCCGTGGCCGACGTGCGCACGCCCTGA
- the bktB gene encoding beta-ketothiolase BktB: MTREVVVVSAVRTAIGTFGGSLKDVPPTQLGATVVRESLARASVEGQDVGHVVFGHVVNTEPKDMYLSRVAALNGGCVQGTPAFNVNRLCGSGLQAIVSASQAILLGDCDIAIGAGAENMSRAPYASLTSRWGARMGDMKMIDMMIGALHDPFQNIHMGVTAENIAAKWGISREEQDQLAVESQRRAQKATEAGYFKDQIVPVMLKSKKGEVAYSTDEHFRANATMEDMAKLKPVFLKENGTVTAGNASGINDAAAAVVLMDAKTAQARGAKPLARLVAYAHAGVDPQYMGIGPVPATQLALKKAGLTVHDLDVIEANEAFAAQACAVTRDLGLDPAKVNPNGSGISLGHPIGATGAVITVKALHELQRIQGRYALVTMCIGGGQGIAAIFERM, translated from the coding sequence ATGACCCGTGAAGTCGTCGTCGTCAGCGCCGTGCGCACCGCCATTGGCACCTTTGGCGGCAGCCTCAAAGATGTGCCCCCCACCCAGCTCGGCGCCACCGTGGTGCGTGAATCGCTCGCGCGCGCCAGCGTCGAGGGCCAGGACGTGGGCCACGTCGTCTTCGGCCATGTGGTCAACACCGAGCCCAAGGACATGTACCTCTCGCGCGTCGCGGCCCTCAATGGCGGCTGCGTGCAAGGCACGCCGGCGTTCAACGTCAACCGCCTGTGCGGCTCGGGCCTGCAGGCCATCGTCAGCGCCAGCCAGGCCATCTTGCTTGGCGATTGCGATATCGCCATTGGCGCCGGCGCCGAGAACATGAGCCGCGCCCCCTACGCCAGCCTCACCAGCCGCTGGGGTGCACGCATGGGCGACATGAAAATGATCGACATGATGATCGGCGCGCTGCACGACCCGTTCCAGAACATCCACATGGGCGTGACGGCCGAGAACATCGCCGCCAAGTGGGGCATTAGCCGCGAGGAGCAAGACCAGCTCGCCGTCGAAAGCCAACGTCGCGCGCAAAAAGCCACCGAGGCCGGTTACTTCAAAGACCAAATCGTGCCGGTGATGCTCAAGAGCAAGAAAGGCGAGGTCGCCTACAGCACCGACGAGCATTTCCGCGCCAACGCCACGATGGAGGACATGGCCAAGCTCAAGCCCGTGTTCCTGAAGGAAAACGGCACCGTCACCGCCGGCAACGCCTCGGGCATCAACGACGCCGCTGCCGCCGTGGTGCTGATGGACGCCAAAACCGCCCAGGCCCGTGGCGCCAAGCCCCTGGCGCGCCTGGTGGCCTATGCCCACGCCGGCGTCGATCCTCAGTACATGGGCATCGGCCCCGTGCCCGCCACGCAGCTGGCGCTGAAAAAAGCCGGCCTGACGGTCCATGATCTGGACGTGATCGAAGCCAACGAAGCCTTTGCCGCCCAGGCCTGCGCCGTCACGCGCGACCTGGGGCTCGACCCCGCCAAGGTCAACCCCAACGGCTCGGGCATCTCGCTGGGCCACCCCATCGGCGCCACCGGCGCGGTCATCACCGTCAAGGCACTGCACGAGCTCCAGCGCATCCAGGGCCGCTACGCGCTGGTGACGATGTGCATCGGCGGCGGCCAAGGCATTGCCGCGATTTTTGAGCGCATGTAA
- a CDS encoding PAS domain-containing sensor histidine kinase: protein MSRPDLSFLFQHPPADTDEGDSAGAALQPHSSAPAAQPHDAMQELVNELRNYQFELETQNKVLRFSQSSAESASERFEALFSSVPLALMVIDEHDMVVQANSMAHRSFQPTEQDPGLISLMPFVSAPDTERVRRAFLTARAQGRADTSEVLFHISPQVRMTGDLHIACIEAPQGSLLPLRQYLCAVIDQGPLIAERQTLQQRNEQLHASERRLEAVINSALDAIICVDQHQRITVFNPTAAALFQCATSDALGSPLQRFLPEVAQALDLNQIATQAVLGEMQACTATGGVLAVEVSISFERHSEGETTTVFARDLTGRKKAEARRTELEAQLRESHKMQAVGTMAGGIAHDFNNILSAILGNAELAKADALAQSPDSPILESLREIEKAGRRARDLVRQILTFSRNEPLQRSPVQMAEVMQDTARLLRVTLPPTIELQVQAPAQLPPILADVTQIEQAVLNLCTNAVHAIGEQRGSIVVQARLEHPAPHRCERLGLPPGDYVALDVQDSGPGIDSATLSRIFEPFFTTKPVGQGTGLGLPVVHGVMRTHGGAIDVHSVPGEGTRFTLYFPAAGEAQPQPAAAPSSPPPAPAPQGARTHHILYVDDDQALVFLVQRLLRRRGYEVSGYTDPHEAMAALQENPERYDLLVTDYNMPGYSGVEVLHAARAIRPQLPVALASGYVTAEIEQAALAAGARALIHKPNDVDELCTTVDRLIHEAQ, encoded by the coding sequence ATGAGCCGCCCAGACCTTTCCTTTCTCTTTCAGCACCCGCCGGCGGATACCGACGAGGGCGACAGCGCTGGCGCAGCGCTGCAGCCCCACAGCAGCGCCCCAGCAGCGCAGCCGCACGACGCCATGCAAGAGCTGGTCAACGAGCTGCGCAACTACCAGTTCGAGCTGGAGACGCAAAACAAGGTGCTGCGCTTTAGCCAGTCCTCGGCCGAGAGTGCCTCCGAGCGCTTCGAGGCGCTGTTCTCCAGCGTGCCGCTGGCGCTGATGGTGATCGACGAGCACGACATGGTGGTGCAGGCCAACTCCATGGCGCACCGCTCGTTCCAGCCCACCGAGCAAGACCCGGGGCTGATCTCGCTCATGCCCTTCGTCAGCGCGCCCGACACCGAGCGCGTGCGCCGCGCCTTCCTCACCGCACGCGCGCAGGGCCGCGCCGACACCTCGGAGGTGCTGTTTCACATCAGCCCCCAGGTGCGCATGACGGGCGACTTGCACATCGCCTGCATCGAAGCGCCCCAGGGCAGCCTGCTGCCGCTGCGCCAGTACCTGTGCGCCGTCATCGACCAAGGGCCCTTGATTGCCGAGCGCCAGACGCTGCAGCAGCGCAACGAGCAGCTGCACGCCAGCGAGCGGCGCCTGGAGGCGGTCATCAACTCCGCGCTCGACGCCATCATCTGCGTCGATCAGCACCAGCGCATCACGGTCTTCAACCCGACGGCGGCAGCGCTGTTCCAGTGCGCCACCAGCGACGCCCTGGGCAGCCCGCTGCAGCGCTTTTTGCCCGAGGTGGCGCAGGCGCTGGACCTCAACCAGATCGCCACCCAGGCGGTGCTCGGGGAAATGCAGGCGTGCACCGCCACCGGCGGCGTGCTGGCGGTGGAGGTCAGCATCAGCTTCGAGCGCCACAGCGAGGGCGAAACCACCACCGTCTTCGCGCGCGACCTGACCGGGCGCAAAAAAGCCGAGGCCCGGCGCACCGAACTCGAAGCGCAGCTGCGCGAATCGCACAAGATGCAGGCCGTGGGCACCATGGCCGGCGGCATTGCGCACGACTTCAACAACATCTTGAGCGCCATCCTCGGCAACGCCGAACTGGCCAAAGCCGACGCGCTGGCGCAAAGCCCCGACTCCCCCATTCTGGAGAGCCTGCGCGAGATCGAAAAAGCCGGCCGGCGCGCGCGCGACCTGGTGCGCCAGATCCTCACCTTCAGCCGCAACGAGCCGCTGCAGCGCAGCCCGGTGCAAATGGCCGAAGTCATGCAAGACACCGCCCGCCTGCTGCGCGTGACGCTGCCGCCCACCATCGAGCTGCAAGTGCAGGCACCAGCGCAGCTGCCGCCCATCCTGGCCGACGTGACGCAGATCGAGCAGGCCGTGCTCAACCTGTGCACCAACGCCGTGCACGCCATTGGCGAGCAACGCGGCAGCATCGTGGTGCAAGCACGCCTGGAGCACCCCGCGCCGCACCGGTGCGAGCGCCTGGGCCTGCCGCCGGGCGACTACGTTGCGCTGGACGTGCAAGACAGCGGCCCCGGCATCGACAGCGCCACGCTCTCGCGCATCTTCGAGCCCTTCTTCACCACCAAGCCCGTCGGCCAGGGCACGGGCCTGGGCCTGCCCGTGGTACACGGCGTGATGCGCACCCACGGCGGCGCCATCGACGTGCACAGCGTGCCCGGCGAGGGCACGCGCTTTACCCTGTACTTTCCGGCCGCCGGCGAGGCCCAGCCCCAACCCGCCGCCGCCCCCAGCAGCCCGCCGCCAGCGCCAGCGCCACAGGGCGCGCGCACGCACCACATCCTGTACGTGGACGACGACCAGGCGCTGGTCTTTTTGGTGCAGCGCCTGCTGCGCCGGCGCGGCTACGAGGTCAGCGGCTACACCGACCCGCACGAGGCCATGGCCGCGCTGCAAGAAAATCCTGAGCGCTACGACCTGCTGGTGACCGACTACAACATGCCCGGCTACTCCGGCGTCGAGGTGCTGCACGCCGCCCGCGCCATCCGCCCGCAGCTGCCCGTGGCCCTGGCCTCGGGCTACGTCACCGCCGAGATCGAGCAAGCCGCCCTCGCCGCCGGCGCGCGCGCGCTGATCCACAAGCCCAACGATGTGGACGAGCTCTGCACCACCGTCGATCGCCTCATCCATGAAGCCCAGTGA
- a CDS encoding pyridoxal phosphate-dependent aminotransferase, whose product MSCPRFPSRLPSVGTTIFSTMSALAAECGAVNLGQGFPDFDCDPALHSAVSAAMQAGHNQYPPMPGLAALRQAVATKIIATHARSYCPEAEITITAGATQAILTAILACVQPGDEVIVLDPCYDSYVPAITLAGAHAVRVPLTPGSFAPDFERIAAALSARTRLLIINSPHNPSASVWSADDMRALEALLAPTNVLLLSDEVYEHMVFDGATHHSAARFAGLAERAFIVSSFGKTFHVTGWKVGTVAAPAALMAEFRKVHQFSVFSVNTPMQHGLAAYLQAPAPYLQLPAFYQAKRDLFRQGLQGSGLRLLPCAGSYFQCVDYTAVSALPELDFCQWLARSVGVAAIPLSAFYGNGYEQRVVRFCFAKREDTLHAALERLRRL is encoded by the coding sequence ATGAGCTGCCCGCGCTTTCCCAGCCGCCTGCCCAGCGTCGGCACCACGATTTTCAGCACCATGTCGGCCCTGGCCGCCGAATGCGGCGCCGTCAACCTCGGCCAGGGCTTTCCAGACTTCGACTGCGACCCAGCGCTGCACAGCGCCGTCAGCGCGGCCATGCAGGCCGGCCACAACCAATACCCACCCATGCCCGGCCTGGCGGCGCTGCGCCAGGCGGTTGCTACAAAAATAATAGCTACTCACGCACGCTCCTATTGCCCTGAGGCCGAAATAACCATCACAGCCGGGGCCACGCAGGCGATCTTGACGGCCATCCTCGCCTGCGTGCAGCCGGGCGACGAGGTGATCGTGCTCGACCCCTGCTACGACAGCTACGTGCCCGCCATCACCCTGGCCGGGGCCCACGCCGTGCGCGTGCCACTCACGCCCGGCAGCTTTGCGCCGGACTTCGAGCGCATCGCCGCAGCGCTTTCGGCGCGCACGCGCCTGCTCATCATCAACAGCCCGCACAACCCCAGCGCCAGCGTCTGGAGCGCCGACGACATGCGCGCCCTGGAGGCCCTGCTCGCGCCCACCAACGTGCTGCTGCTGTCTGACGAGGTGTACGAGCACATGGTGTTCGACGGCGCCACGCACCACAGCGCGGCGCGCTTTGCCGGCCTGGCCGAGCGCGCCTTCATCGTCAGCAGCTTTGGCAAAACCTTCCACGTCACAGGCTGGAAGGTGGGCACCGTGGCCGCGCCCGCAGCGCTGATGGCTGAATTTCGCAAGGTGCACCAGTTCAGCGTCTTTAGCGTCAACACCCCCATGCAGCACGGGCTGGCGGCCTACCTGCAGGCGCCGGCGCCCTACCTGCAGCTGCCCGCTTTTTACCAAGCCAAGCGCGACCTGTTCCGCCAGGGGCTGCAGGGCTCGGGCCTGCGCCTGCTGCCCTGCGCGGGCAGCTACTTCCAGTGCGTGGATTACACCGCCGTGAGCGCGCTGCCCGAGCTTGATTTTTGCCAGTGGCTGGCGCGCAGCGTGGGCGTGGCGGCGATCCCGCTGTCGGCCTTCTACGGCAACGGCTACGAGCAGCGCGTGGTGCGCTTTTGCTTTGCCAAGCGCGAGGACACCTTGCACGCCGCCCTGGAGCGCCTGCGGCGGCTGTAG
- a CDS encoding sirohydrochlorin chelatase, giving the protein MSRRGLILFAHGSRDPLWRAPIEAVRQALATLHPELPVRCAYLELCQPDLAQAATELIAAGACQISVTPMFLGTGRHAREDLPQLIAALAAQHPGVRFHVQGPVGEDPRMALLMAQIAAEDAL; this is encoded by the coding sequence ATGAGCCGCCGTGGCCTGATCCTGTTCGCCCATGGCTCGCGCGACCCGCTGTGGCGCGCACCCATCGAGGCCGTGCGCCAAGCCCTGGCCACGCTGCACCCAGAACTGCCCGTGCGCTGCGCCTACCTGGAGCTGTGCCAGCCCGACCTGGCCCAGGCAGCTACAGAATTGATAGCTGCTGGCGCTTGTCAGATAAGCGTTACACCCATGTTTTTAGGCACAGGCCGGCACGCCCGCGAAGACCTGCCGCAGCTGATTGCCGCGCTCGCTGCGCAGCACCCAGGGGTGCGCTTTCACGTCCAGGGCCCCGTGGGCGAAGACCCGCGCATGGCGCTGCTCATGGCACAAATTGCCGCTGAAGACGCCCTATAA
- a CDS encoding MerR family transcriptional regulator, producing MGPLLAPIPAKRYFTIGEVAQLCGVKPHVLRYWEQEFTQLRPMKRRGNRRYYQHHEVLMIRRIRDLLYDQGFTISGARNRLQEWALDGTPDEGAEPNASPPSNALPNAPPTRPLALRQELLELRALLSF from the coding sequence ATGGGCCCCTTGCTCGCACCGATTCCTGCCAAACGCTACTTCACCATCGGCGAAGTGGCGCAGTTGTGCGGCGTCAAGCCCCACGTGCTGCGCTACTGGGAGCAGGAATTTACCCAGTTGCGCCCCATGAAGCGCCGGGGCAACCGGCGCTACTACCAGCACCACGAAGTGCTCATGATCCGGCGCATCCGCGATCTGCTCTACGACCAGGGCTTCACCATCAGCGGCGCACGCAACCGCCTGCAGGAGTGGGCCCTGGACGGTACGCCAGACGAGGGCGCAGAACCCAACGCTTCGCCCCCGTCGAACGCCTTGCCAAATGCGCCCCCCACCAGGCCACTGGCCCTGCGCCAGGAATTATTGGAACTTCGTGCCCTTCTTTCTTTTTGA
- a CDS encoding integration host factor subunit alpha translates to MEFVDSLESNALTKAQLADLLFDQIGLNKRESKDMVDAFFDLLVQRLVQGQDVKLSGFGNFQIRTKAPRPGRNPRTGESIPIEARRVVTFHASSKLKEQIQDAAGIG, encoded by the coding sequence ATGGAATTTGTCGATAGCCTGGAAAGCAACGCCTTGACCAAGGCGCAGCTGGCAGATCTGCTGTTTGACCAGATCGGCCTGAACAAGCGCGAATCCAAAGACATGGTCGATGCATTTTTTGATCTGCTGGTGCAGCGCCTGGTGCAGGGGCAGGACGTCAAGCTCTCGGGCTTTGGCAACTTCCAAATCCGCACCAAGGCCCCGCGCCCCGGGCGCAACCCGCGCACCGGGGAGTCCATCCCCATCGAGGCGCGGCGCGTGGTCACCTTCCACGCCAGCAGCAAGCTCAAAGAGCAGATTCAGGACGCAGCTGGCATCGGCTAA
- a CDS encoding RluA family pseudouridine synthase, protein MKPSEPAPALHCWSQDADMLVLDKPSGLLCVPGRGPDKQDCLSERAQAQWPGALIVHRLDQPTSGLVLMARHAQAQRDLSLAFAERRVHKQYLAVVRGQPALPTDADGWGLIDLPLICDWPHRPLQKVDWEHGKPSQTRWRSLGYERQSDTSVLELEPLTGRSHQLRLHLAHHGHPILGDSLYADAATQAQAPRLLLHAHRLGLAHPGSGSWQQWQSPADFGAPWQALLAATMGA, encoded by the coding sequence ATGAAGCCCAGTGAGCCCGCACCAGCGCTGCACTGCTGGTCCCAAGACGCCGATATGCTGGTGCTGGACAAACCCAGCGGCCTGCTGTGCGTGCCCGGGCGCGGCCCGGACAAGCAGGACTGCCTGAGCGAGCGCGCCCAGGCGCAGTGGCCCGGCGCGCTCATCGTGCACCGGCTCGACCAGCCCACCTCCGGCCTGGTGCTCATGGCGCGCCACGCCCAGGCGCAGCGCGACCTGAGCCTGGCCTTTGCCGAGCGGCGCGTGCACAAGCAGTACCTGGCCGTGGTGCGCGGCCAGCCGGCCCTGCCCACCGATGCCGACGGCTGGGGCCTGATCGACCTGCCGCTGATCTGCGACTGGCCGCACCGCCCGCTGCAAAAAGTCGATTGGGAGCACGGCAAACCCAGCCAGACGCGCTGGCGCAGCCTGGGCTACGAGCGCCAAAGCGACACCAGCGTGCTCGAACTCGAACCCCTGACCGGGCGCTCGCACCAGCTGCGCCTGCACCTGGCGCACCACGGCCACCCCATTTTGGGGGATTCTCTCTACGCCGACGCCGCCACCCAGGCCCAGGCGCCACGCCTGCTGCTGCACGCGCACCGCCTGGGATTGGCGCATCCAGGCAGCGGCAGCTGGCAGCAATGGCAATCGCCCGCCGACTTCGGCGCGCCCTGGCAGGCGCTGCTGGCCGCTACCATGGGCGCATGA